A portion of the Leptospira kobayashii genome contains these proteins:
- a CDS encoding VOC family protein: MFLDTILQGNGFENKKMIHHIAIGTKSVRVLADFYKKIPDCMFLKENLYPDSDRIRSVWFQISDTILMIEEGEKESPRAMVFLYQEKNWQNWKSFLNSTSIRERTEFTIYFSDPDGNKLGLSSFPEPLHL; encoded by the coding sequence AACAAAAAAATGATACATCATATTGCGATTGGTACTAAGTCTGTTCGGGTTCTAGCTGATTTTTACAAAAAAATCCCCGATTGTATGTTTTTAAAAGAAAACCTATATCCGGATTCGGATCGGATACGGTCTGTCTGGTTTCAAATTTCAGATACGATTCTAATGATAGAAGAAGGAGAAAAAGAATCTCCCCGAGCTATGGTCTTTCTTTACCAAGAAAAGAATTGGCAGAATTGGAAATCATTTTTAAATTCAACCTCCATCCGAGAAAGAACCGAATTCACAATTTATTTTTCGGACCCAGACGGAAACAAACTAGGTCTCAGCAGTTTCCCCGAGCCATTGCATTTATAG